GCGCCACCTAAGTTACGTATTTTTTCTGGTGTTGCTACCCAACTAGATGACTTTTTATCGAATTCACCTAATGTTTGTAAATGTCTATATTGTTCCTCAGTAAGCATAGAAACGTTCATTTCGTTTGCCATATCCATCGCACTGTTAGCAGGTTTATGTTTTTTTCTAGCATCTAATGCAGCTCTGTCATAACAAACACTGCGTCGACCTTTAGGGCTTTCTTTAGAACAATCTACAAAAATATATTGTCCATCTTCGAAACCGATGACATCAGGTTCACCTTCAGTCTTTTCCATTTCATTAAGTGACCAAAGTTTATCTTGGTTTAAATTAAGTTGATCTTCAACTGCAGACCATTCAATATTTTCATGTCGTTCTGGAAATTTTTCAAAACGTTTTTTTAAAGTTTCAAAAAGCGCAGTTTGTTCGTCTTGTGTAATTTTTGGTGATGTCATTGCAATTCCCCTTTATACTTTTCTTTTATTTTAGCAAATTCTAATTTTATTAAAAGTAATATGAGGCGTGAGGTGAGGGGGAGTCGTAGATTAACTTCCGAGTTAAGCGACAAGATACCCAAAGTCGTAGATTAACTTTCGAATTAAGCGACGAGATCGCCTAAGTCGTAGATTAACTTCTGAATTAAGCGACGAGATGACTGAAGTCGTAGATTAACTTCTGAATTAAGCGACGATCTCTAAAATTCACCCTCCCCACTAGTATTTTTAACGTCATTTACGATATAAAATTAAAATAAAAGTGTTAATTTAACATAATGCTTTACAATTCTTAACAGATAGCGTATAGTAGTCATCAAGTGATATTTCGACATTAAATTAATTGGTAGTTTTATTCATTGTTAATAAAGTCCATTTAAGTTTGAAGATTGATTATTGCAAATATATCGTGCAAAAGCACACAGGAGGACTTTTATTATGAATAAAGGTACAGTAAAATGGTTTAACGCAGAAAAAGGTTATGGTTTCATCGAAGGAGAAAATGGTAGCGACGTATTCGTACATTTCTCATCAATCCAAACTGAAGGTTACAAATCATTAGACGAAGGCGCTTCAGTTACTTTCGACATCGAAGAAGGTCAACGTGGACCTCAAGCAGTTAACGTTGTTAAAAACTAATATTAGTTTAGTTAAACTGGGACATAATATAATGTCTCAGTTTTTTTATGCTTATTTTTAATTGATTGACTATTCTGAATTTAATTATTCGCTTTATCTGCGATGTAATGGTTAAATAAATATAACAAGTGATAAGGAGGTTATATTTATGCCAGAAGTTCAACATTTAACATTTGGAAACAAAGATGCAGAACATACTGTGGAAGCATTTATTAATTTCGCGTGTCCGTATTGTTTAAATTATTTTAAAGCAGCTGATGCAATTTTAAATGATTATATCGAAGATGGTCGTGTGCATTATGTTATTAAACATTTCGATAAAACAAAAGAACGTTTGTTAAAAGGGACAGTAGCCAATCTTTATTTAGATTACAATGATCCTGATGAAACATTGAAAATCATTCGTCACTTATTCGAGACGCAAGATGAATGGACTTTGAATTTTGAAACGATTGAACGAAAAATGGAAAATGAATTAGCATTATCTCCTCAAAAAAATGCAGGTGATCGATCGATAGCCATTCATCAAGAAACTTTTGAAAGAGACATTAAAGGTGTTCCAGTTATTTTTATTGATGGTAAAGCGTTTGATTTCGACTCTACTGAAGATGATCTTCAAACGATTCAGCAAAAATTAATTACTGCTTTAGATAAATAAATCGCAATCATTTGTAGAGTGAAATGGTGTAATCCGTGTGATACACCGTCACTCTCATTTTTTTGTGCACTATTTACAGAAAATTTCAAGTTGACTGAATTTTTTAAAAGATATAGAATTGAAGATATTTTTAAATTTAGAGAGAAGGTATATTGTGTCGAATCAGTCATACAAACGTGATATGAAACAACGTCATATTATGTTACTTAGTTTTGGTGGAGTAATTGGGACAGGATTGTTTTTAAGTTCGGGTTATACTTTGCAACAAGCAGGTCCTTTAGGAACGATGATATCTTATGTGATTGGTGCGATTCTTGTATATCTCGTCATGTTATGTCTAGGGCAATTAGCAATTGAACATCCTGTAACAGGAGGGTTTCATGTATATGCTTCGAAATATATTCATCCAGCTATTGGATATATCGTTGCGTGGTTTTATTGGCTAACATGGACAGTCGCACTCGGTTCAGAGTTTACTGCGGTAGGTATATTAATGCAAAAATGGTTGCCAGATGTACCTGTATACATATTTTCTATTGTGTCTATTGTACTCGTGCTCGTATTTAATATTGTATCAACGAAGTTTTATGCTGAAGTTGAATTTTATTTTTCATTGGTGAAAGTGCTAGCGATTGTTATTTTTATTGCGTTAGGTATACTCACGCTAGTAGGTATCGTTCATTATGGTGGTTACAGTGGAATTGAAACAATTAAAGAGAGATATACAAATCCAACGTTTCCAAATGGATTAGGTGCTGTATTCCTTACGATGCTTGCGGTTAACTACGCATTTAGTGGTACGGAATTGATAGGAATTGCGGCAGGAGAAACGAAGAATCCTGAAAAAGTAATTCCTAAAGCGATTCATGCAACATTATGGAGATTAATTATTTTCTTTATTGGAACAATGGTTATTATTTCAATATTAATTCCAAGTTATCAAGGTAAGTCATTAGAAAGTCCGTTTGTCGTTATTTTTCAAAATATGGGCATACCATATGCCGGCGATATTATGAATTTGGTCATTGTAACAGCATTGTTATCAGCAGCCAATTCAGGTTTATATGCAGCGAGTCGTATGGTTTGGAGCTTATCAAATGAAGGCATGTTTCCTAAAGCATTCCAAAAATTGAGCGGAAATAAAATGCCAGTGCGTGCGACAATCTTCAGCATGTGTGGTGGTTTACTAGCATTATTTTCAAGTATTTATGCTGCAGATACTTTATATATCGTTCTTGTTTCAATTGCTGGTTTAGCAGTCGTTATTGTATGGATGAGTATTTGCTTATCTTATTTCAATGCTAAGAGACAGAACGCGAAATTAAGCGTGCATATCAGTGTGCCAGTTATCGGATTCATACTTTGTTTAATTTCATGTGTAGGTATGTTGTTTGATCCAAATCAATCACCAGCACTATACTTTGGTTTACCATTTGCAATAATAGCGATTATTTTTTATTTCGTTAAATATCATAAAAAAGGAGAACAAATATATGAGACTTCTAAAGAAAATTAATCATGATAAACAACTCGTTTTAGATGGCGGTTTAGCGACAACATTAGAAGGTTATGGATGCAATTTGAACTCCTCATTATGGTCGAGTGAAGTCCTTGTTCATCAACCTGAAAAGGTAAAACAAGCACATCAAGAATTTGTTGATGTAGGTGCAGATATTATATTAACGAGTACATATCAAGCAAGTTTTGATACATTTAAATCTATTGGAATGAACACGGAAGAAATTGAACATCTTTTTGATATTGCTGTAGATAGTATTACTACTACAACGACAGATGAACAAGTGATTGTGGGAAGTTTAGGGCCATATGGTGCATATTTAAGTGATGGTTCTGAGTATACGGGTGAATATGAGATTTCAGTAGAGGAATACGTAGCATTTCATGAAGACCGTATTAATGCATTAATTAATAGAGGTATTTATGATTTTGTATTCGAAACAGTTCCAAATATAAATGAAATTAAAGCAATTGTTGAATATATTATTCCTAACTATAGTGATGAGACGACTTTTTGGATTTCTTGTACAGTCAACGATGAGGGTCAATTATCGGATGGCACAGATTTTGAACAAGTATGTCAGTTTATTCGCCTACATCTTGATCGTGTACCTGTCTTTGGCATTAATTGTTCAAGTGTTCAAGGTGTGAACCAAGCGATTAAACGCGGGCTATTAAGCTTGCCTCAAGTTATCGCATTATATCCAAATGGCGGTAAGACTTATGATCCTGAAAAGAAAGTATGGATTGGAACATCTGAGAATGATCAACTGACTCAAAATACAAAACAATGGCTCGAACAAGGTGTTCAAATTGTAGGTGGTTGTTGTGAGACAACACCGAAAGATATTAAGGAAATTAGGTCATTAATATAGAAGTTTTTATAATTTGAAAGGGCTTTACTTGATAAAAATGAAAATAGAATAGTAAAATGTTCTATAAGAGGCGATAAGCCTTTTAAATGGTGTTTATTTTTAGGAGGTATGAGGATGGTAGTAGAATTTCACAATGAACCTGCAACAGATTTCACAAATCAAGAGAATCAACAGGCTTTTAAAGATGCTTTAACTAAAGTTAAAGCAGAATTTGGGAAAGAAATTCCTCTCGTGATTAATGGCGAGAAAATTTTTACAGATGATCAATATGACTCTGTAGACCCAGCTAATCATCAGCAAGTTCTTGGTACAGTTTCTAAAGCGTCAACTGAACAAGTTGATCAAGCGATGGAAGCGGCAAAGGAAGCATACAATACTTGGAGAAAGTGGACGCCTAAAGAAAGAGCAGAATTACTAATGAGAGTATCTGCCATTATACGTAGAAGAAAACATGAATTTTCTGCGTTGATGGTTTATGAAGCGGGTAAACCGTGGAATGAAGCAGATGGAGATACAAATGAAGGTATAGATTTTATTGAATATTATGCAAGATCTATGATGGAATTAGCTCATGGGAAGCCAATTTTAGATAGAGAAGGGGAGCATAATCAATATATTTATAAACCAATGGGGCCAGGTGTAACAATTCCACCATGGAACTTCCCATTTGCAATTATGGCAGGGACAACAGCTGCACCTATCATTGCAGGGAATACAGTGTTGTTAAAACCTGCTGAGGACACGCCGTTAATTGCATATAAATTAATAGAAGTGTTTGAAGAAGCTGGATTACCTAAAGGTGTTGTTAACTTTGTACCTGGTGATCCAAAAGAAATTGGAGATTATTTAGTAGATCATAAAGATACACACTTTGTGACGTTTACAGGATCTCGTGCAACAGGCACACGCATATATGAAAGATCAGCTAAAGTACAAGAAGGTCAAAACTTCTTAAAACGCGTTATTGCTGAAATGGGCGGGAAAGATGCAATTGTAGTAGATGAGCAAATCGATACAGATTTAGCCGCACAAGCAATTGTTGATTCTGCATTTGGTTTCTCTGGTCAGAAGTGTTCAGCATGTTCACGTGCGATTGTTCATAAAGATGTGTACGATGAAGTGCTTGAAAAATCAATTCAATTAACAAAAGAATTAACAATCAAGCATACTGAAAATGGCTCAGATGTATACATGGGTCCAGTTATAAATAAAAAACAATTCGATAAAATTAAAAACTATATCGATATTGGAAGTAAAGAAGGCAAATTAGAAGTTGGCGGTAAAACGGATGATAGTAAAGGATATTTCGTACATCCAACAATCATTTCGGATCTTAAAACGAGCGATCAAATCATGCAAGAAGAAATATTTGGTCCAGTCGTTGGCTTCACTAAGTGCAATGATTTTGATGAGTTACTAGAAGTAGCTAACGATACAGATTATGGTTTGACAGGTGCAGTGATTACAAATAATCGTGAACATTGGATAAAAGCTTGTGAAGATTATGATGTAGGTAACTTGTACTTAAACAGAGGATGTACATCAGCTGTCGTTGGATATCATCCATTCGGTGGATTTAAAATGTCAGGTACAGATGCCAAGACAGGTAGTCCAGATTACATGTTGAACTTCTTAGAACAAAAAGTACTCTCTGAACAATTTTAAATCATATATTTCAATTTGAATAAACAGCGCTTATTATTAAGAAGAGTATTCTTAGTAATAAGTGCTTTTATTATTTTTAAAAGCATATCAATAAAGGTGGTGAGTATGTGGAGAACAAAATGCAAAAATACAAACTAAATGAAGTTGTTTGGGTAGTACTAGGGATGATTTTTGTTGCTTCTACATTGAGAGCACCTTTAACATCAGTAGGTCCAGTTATAGAATTAATAAAATCAGATTTAAATATTAGTAATAGTCTGGCAGGTTTATTAACGACGATTCCTTTAATATTGTTTGGGATGGTATCACCATTTGTATCACGTATTATTAACCGATTTACAATGACTGGAACAATTTTGAGTGCGTTATGTTTGTTGTTCATTGCGATATTATTGCGTGTTTCGGGAGACGTCGGATTATTTATATTTGGTACTGTACTCTTAGGCGTCGCGATAGCAGTAGGAAATGTATGTTTACCGAGTTATGTGAAATGGCGGTTTCCATTACAAATTGGTTTATTCACGGGTATGTATAGTGCAACGATGAATCTTACAGCAGGATTAGGTGGCGGATTAAGTTATCCTTTGTCACAACTGACACCACTAGGATATCGATTGTCACTTTCTTTTTGGATAATTTTTACGATACTTGCACTTATGTTGTGGATAGGGCAATTTAAGAAAAATAAATCACAAGAATTGCAAACGAACCGAGCATCCAATCAGAATATAAAAGCACCGAAAATTAAACTCATGAAATCAAAATTATCTTGGGCTGTAGCGTTGACGATGGCAATGCAATCGATGATATTTTATACAGTTATTGCATGGATGCCAACCATTCTGGTAGATAAAGGCTTATCACCAACGACAGCAGGTTATTTATTAATGTTGAATCAATTTTCACAAGTGCCAATGACCTTTATCTTTCCAATCATAGCTTCAAAAATGAAAAACCAAAAGTTACTAGTAACGATAGTAAGTTTATTGTTTGTTATAGGATTTAGTTTCTTATTTATAGATATTTATTTCTTTTGGGTTTTAGGAATGATTGTTGCTGGATTTGGTATGGGTGCAGGATTTAGTTTATGTATGATGTTCTTCTCGATTCGAGCAAGAACACATGTTGGAAGTATGACATTATCAGGATTTGGACAGTCGATTGGATACTTTATCGCTGCAATTGGTCCATTTTTAATCGGACTCTTACATGACGTTTTAGGCGGATGGCATATAGGTATTATTTCACTCGTAGTGATATCCATATTATTCTATATCGTCGCATTACAAGCCTCTACAGATAGATATGTTGAGGACGATTGAGTGAATGGAGAGGTAGGATAGAAAAGATATCGTGCGATTAGGTGTGAAACGCACGAAGACTTTGGGGTAGGTGCCGAGATATCGTGCGATTAGGTATGAAACGCACGAAGACTTTGGGGTAGGTGCCGAGATATCGTGCGATTAGGTATAAAACGCAGGTAGGTGCTGAGATATCGTGCGATTAGGTATAAAACGCACGAAGACTTTGGGGTAGATGCCGAGATATCGTGCGTTTCAGAATCAATCTTCTATCTCCATCACTTCAGCAAGTAATTGATATGACTTTTGCTTTGCTGCAAAGTCATAAATATTAGTTATAATCATAAATTCATCAGTTTGATATTGCTCAGAGAGTCGTTGTAATTGGGATTTCACTGTATTCGGTGAACCAATAATACAACGTTCTCTGTTTTTCTTTATAATTTCTAAATCGTCATTACTGTAATTATCTCTGTTTATTTCAGAAGGTGGTTGTACTTGTGTTCCTAATCCTTTACTAATATTCAATAACCATTTGTCTTGTGTGACAGCAAGGGCTTCGGCTTGTTCATCTGTTTCAGCACAAACGACAAAGATACATACAATTGTAGAAGGTGATGTCTGACTCACTGATGGTTTAAATTGTTCATAGTATGTCTTCATAGCAATTTTACTATATTTAGAATTTATAAAATGTCCAAAAACAAAACCAATTCCAAGGTTCGCAGCATTTTTTGCACCGTTTTCAGTGAGGCCAAGCAACCATAGTTTTGGTGGTTGCTCAATTCGTGGACTAGCTTTGACAAGACGATAGTCATGATCACGTGGCAACGTATTATGCATAAACCCTTGTAAGTCAGACACTTGTCTATAAAAGTCATCGATAGGTTTGATGTGATTATCAGTTAAAGCTTTTTGAGTAATTGGCGAGCCCCCAGGTGAATTTCCGATACCAATATCAATACGTGATGGGAATAATGCAGTTAACGTCTTCGCATTTTCAGCAATTTTATAAGGACTGTATTGAGGTAATAAGATTCCACCAGAACCAACACGAATACGATTTGTTGAAGCGGCAATACGTGTCATCAATATTTCAGGGGATGAGATTGCTAGACCACTCGTATTGTGATGTTCTGCTACCCAGAATCTATGATAGCCTAATTGCTCAGTGAATTGTGCTAATTCAATTGTATGTTGTAGCGTCGTTTCGGGTGAATTTCCCTTTGAAATGGGCGCTTGATCTAATACACTTAATTTCATGAAACCGTACTCCTATTTTTTATTTTTAGTATAGCTTATTCACATAAAAATGATTATATTTTGCTCAAAAATGCATTTTTTTGTATCTTGTTTAAAATATTAATTAGTTGTAAAGTTAATGTGAAAATATTTTTAAAAAGGGGATAAATACATGAAAAAAATAATTGCAAGTTCAGCATTAGTTGTGTTGTTAAGTGGTACAACAGGTATGGCCCAATCAAATGAAGCATTTGCGAGCCAAGATGCGACAAAAGAAATTCAAAATGAAAAAGTGACGAAAGCCGATTTGGCTGAACAAAATGTTATGAGTGTAGCTTGGTACCAAACTTCAGCAGAAGCTAAAGCATTGTATTTACAAGGTTATAATACTGCCAAAGATAAGTTAGATGAAAAGCTGAAGCATCATAAAGGTAAAAAGAAACCAGCAATCGTTTTAGATTTAGATGAAACGGTACTTGATAATTCTCCGTACCAAGCATATGCAATCTTAAAACATAAAACATATCCAGAAGGTTGGCACGAATGGATCGACACAGGAAGTGCAAAACCAGTATATGGTGCCAAGTCATTCTTAAAATATGCAGATAAAAAAGGTGTAGAAATTTTTTATGTCACAGATAGAAGTGAAAAAGAAGATTTCAAAGGTACATTGAAAAATATGAAAGACTTAAAAATGCCACAAGCCAATAAAGAACATTTATTGTTAAAAGGTGAAAATGAAAAAGGAAAAGAACAAAGAAGAGAAAAAGTACGTGAAAATCACGATTTAATCATGTTATTTGGGGATAATATATTAGATTTTGATGAACCTAAAGAAAGCACACTTAAATCAAGAACTAAATTTATTGAGAAACACAAAGAAGACTTCGGTGACAAATACATCATCTTCCCGAATCCAATGTATGGTAGTTGGGAAGCAACATTGTACGGCGGAAACTTTGCACAATCACCAGATAAATTAGACCAGTTAAGAAAACAACCATTAACATATTTCGATCCAGCAACAAAAACAACGAAAACATCAAATGAAAAATAAGTAACGAAACACTGTTTACATAAAAGTAAGCAGTGTTTTTTTTAGAATAAAATATAGTTTCCGGAGTGAGAGGGGGTTGTAACGGACATAATTCGGAATACTGTCCGTAAGAGAGTTGTAACGGACAAAATTCGGAATACTGTCCGTAAGAGAGTTGTAACGGACATAATTCGAGATTCTGTCCCTAAGAAGGTTGTAACGGACAAAATTCAGGATTCTGTCCCTAAGCCCACCACGCACAATCCAATCTCAATCCACAACCACTATAGTAAACGCTTACATTTTTTCCGCGATTACTTAGAATATATAAGTACTAACAATTATCGGAGTATAAATTTACAATATGTATTAAGGGAGATGTTAAAAATGTTAAAAAATCGGCCGATGAATATTTTGAATATTTTTCTTAATAGTAATGCGAGTATCACGACAAAAGAATTAAGCATTATGTTTAAAAAAACTGAACGTACTATTCGCAACGATTTGAGAGACATTAATGAATTTCTTACAAATAATCAATTTTTAGTAATCAATAATAAAAATGGTGTACTCAATTTAAACTTATCAACTTTGCAAAAAACGAATTTAAAAGGGATTATATCTGGTGATATAGAAGAACAAATCTATGATCCCACGTATAGAAAAGAATACATTATTGTTCATGGATTAATGAAAGATTCTCACAAGAAAATTTATGAATTGTGTGAAGAACTAGAGATATCTAAAAGTACGATGGACAAAGATATGAAAATGGTAAGAGAAGATTTAGGGAAGTTTAATTTGAAAATCAATTCCAATATTTCAACTGGACTATATATTGACGGATGTGAATCTGATATACGTGCATTTCTTTATGATTATTTAGTCAGAAAAATAATTGAAGATAAAATATCGATTGATCAATTGTTTGAAAGCTATAGTCCACTGATCAAATTTATCAGTCTTGAAAATATTTACACTATCGAAAATATTTATTCTAAAGTTATTTCAATTCAGCAAGGTGACATTAAATTATCAATGATCATTTTAACAGCTATATGGATCACTCGTATTAGAGATAATCATATTATTGAATTCGTTAAAACGGATAAAAAGAAAAATTTGAGTATCGTAAATATTTTTATCGATGAAGTTATTAATGTAAAACATGATTCAGTAGATATAAGTGAATTCAACTTTATCAATAATAGACTTGATGCATTGATTGGAAATAGAAGTATTGATTTTGATGGAAGGAACGACGCACTCTCTCAATTAATCAGTCTTCAACTCATTGAATATGTAGAACATGAATTGTCTATTGATTTTAAAGGATACCAAAGTTACTTATTTGGAGGACTCAATAAACACATTTCGGGATTAATTAATCGTTTAGAGCAAGGAATACAAATCTATAATCCTCTAAAAGAAAATATAAAAAATAATCATTTGAAAATTTTTGAAACAATTAAGAAGTATTCTAAGAACCGGTTAAATCGATATATAGAATTAGAATTTACAGAAGATGAAATTGCATTTATTACTGTTTACTTTTCAACTGCATACTTTAAATATGTGCAACAAAACAAAAATTATTTTAATGCAGTGATTGTATGTAGTTTTGGTATAGCGACAAGTAATTTATTAGCAGAAATATTAAAGTCACATTTTAATGTGAATATCATCAATATCCTAGCTTCAAATCAGGATGAATTGATCAATGAGAATGATGTGGATATTGTATTTACGACTATAGAAGCGGAATATGGAAAACCAACCTGTTTCGTTAATGCGATACTCAATGAAACAGACATAAAAAAGATTGAAGGATTTTTAGACAAATACGCATACTTATCTCGAAATAATAATAACGTTAATAGAAATGAAGCAACATTATTTAAAGATGTTACAAATTGGCTAGAAGAAAACGGAATGAAATTAAGTAAAGAAAATTATAAAGATGTTAAGAAAATATTTGATCAAAATAATTTTAATTTCGACGATAAAGAGGTGCAACCTATGTTAAATGAAGTATTAGAGAAACACCACGTTCAATTGAATAAATCTTGTAAAGATTGGAAAAATGCAATCGAGTTAGTTTCTAAACCATTACTTGATGATGGAATTATCACAACGAAGTATCAAGAAGCAATGATTCAGACAGTTGAAGAATATGGGCCATATATTGTGATTGGTAAACACATCGCATTGGCTCATGCTAGACCTGAAGACGGCGCAAAAGAACTAGGCGTGAGTATAGCAACTTTAAGTCCAAATATCGAATTTGGAAATGAATTGAATGACCCAGTTAAAATAATTTTTTGTTTATCAGCAACGGATTCATATTCACATTTA
The Mammaliicoccus sp. Dog046 genome window above contains:
- a CDS encoding DUF4256 domain-containing protein; amino-acid sequence: MTSPKITQDEQTALFETLKKRFEKFPERHENIEWSAVEDQLNLNQDKLWSLNEMEKTEGEPDVIGFEDGQYIFVDCSKESPKGRRSVCYDRAALDARKKHKPANSAMDMANEMNVSMLTEEQYRHLQTLGEFDKKSSSWVATPEKIRNLGGALFCDFRYDTVFTYHNGADSYYAARGFRSILKV
- a CDS encoding cold-shock protein; amino-acid sequence: MNKGTVKWFNAEKGYGFIEGENGSDVFVHFSSIQTEGYKSLDEGASVTFDIEEGQRGPQAVNVVKN
- a CDS encoding thioredoxin domain-containing protein yields the protein MPEVQHLTFGNKDAEHTVEAFINFACPYCLNYFKAADAILNDYIEDGRVHYVIKHFDKTKERLLKGTVANLYLDYNDPDETLKIIRHLFETQDEWTLNFETIERKMENELALSPQKNAGDRSIAIHQETFERDIKGVPVIFIDGKAFDFDSTEDDLQTIQQKLITALDK
- a CDS encoding amino acid permease, with protein sequence MKQRHIMLLSFGGVIGTGLFLSSGYTLQQAGPLGTMISYVIGAILVYLVMLCLGQLAIEHPVTGGFHVYASKYIHPAIGYIVAWFYWLTWTVALGSEFTAVGILMQKWLPDVPVYIFSIVSIVLVLVFNIVSTKFYAEVEFYFSLVKVLAIVIFIALGILTLVGIVHYGGYSGIETIKERYTNPTFPNGLGAVFLTMLAVNYAFSGTELIGIAAGETKNPEKVIPKAIHATLWRLIIFFIGTMVIISILIPSYQGKSLESPFVVIFQNMGIPYAGDIMNLVIVTALLSAANSGLYAASRMVWSLSNEGMFPKAFQKLSGNKMPVRATIFSMCGGLLALFSSIYAADTLYIVLVSIAGLAVVIVWMSICLSYFNAKRQNAKLSVHISVPVIGFILCLISCVGMLFDPNQSPALYFGLPFAIIAIIFYFVKYHKKGEQIYETSKEN
- the mmuM gene encoding homocysteine S-methyltransferase, yielding MRLLKKINHDKQLVLDGGLATTLEGYGCNLNSSLWSSEVLVHQPEKVKQAHQEFVDVGADIILTSTYQASFDTFKSIGMNTEEIEHLFDIAVDSITTTTTDEQVIVGSLGPYGAYLSDGSEYTGEYEISVEEYVAFHEDRINALINRGIYDFVFETVPNINEIKAIVEYIIPNYSDETTFWISCTVNDEGQLSDGTDFEQVCQFIRLHLDRVPVFGINCSSVQGVNQAIKRGLLSLPQVIALYPNGGKTYDPEKKVWIGTSENDQLTQNTKQWLEQGVQIVGGCCETTPKDIKEIRSLI
- the pruA gene encoding L-glutamate gamma-semialdehyde dehydrogenase, coding for MVVEFHNEPATDFTNQENQQAFKDALTKVKAEFGKEIPLVINGEKIFTDDQYDSVDPANHQQVLGTVSKASTEQVDQAMEAAKEAYNTWRKWTPKERAELLMRVSAIIRRRKHEFSALMVYEAGKPWNEADGDTNEGIDFIEYYARSMMELAHGKPILDREGEHNQYIYKPMGPGVTIPPWNFPFAIMAGTTAAPIIAGNTVLLKPAEDTPLIAYKLIEVFEEAGLPKGVVNFVPGDPKEIGDYLVDHKDTHFVTFTGSRATGTRIYERSAKVQEGQNFLKRVIAEMGGKDAIVVDEQIDTDLAAQAIVDSAFGFSGQKCSACSRAIVHKDVYDEVLEKSIQLTKELTIKHTENGSDVYMGPVINKKQFDKIKNYIDIGSKEGKLEVGGKTDDSKGYFVHPTIISDLKTSDQIMQEEIFGPVVGFTKCNDFDELLEVANDTDYGLTGAVITNNREHWIKACEDYDVGNLYLNRGCTSAVVGYHPFGGFKMSGTDAKTGSPDYMLNFLEQKVLSEQF
- a CDS encoding MFS transporter, encoding MENKMQKYKLNEVVWVVLGMIFVASTLRAPLTSVGPVIELIKSDLNISNSLAGLLTTIPLILFGMVSPFVSRIINRFTMTGTILSALCLLFIAILLRVSGDVGLFIFGTVLLGVAIAVGNVCLPSYVKWRFPLQIGLFTGMYSATMNLTAGLGGGLSYPLSQLTPLGYRLSLSFWIIFTILALMLWIGQFKKNKSQELQTNRASNQNIKAPKIKLMKSKLSWAVALTMAMQSMIFYTVIAWMPTILVDKGLSPTTAGYLLMLNQFSQVPMTFIFPIIASKMKNQKLLVTIVSLLFVIGFSFLFIDIYFFWVLGMIVAGFGMGAGFSLCMMFFSIRARTHVGSMTLSGFGQSIGYFIAAIGPFLIGLLHDVLGGWHIGIISLVVISILFYIVALQASTDRYVEDD
- a CDS encoding LLM class flavin-dependent oxidoreductase; translation: MKLSVLDQAPISKGNSPETTLQHTIELAQFTEQLGYHRFWVAEHHNTSGLAISSPEILMTRIAASTNRIRVGSGGILLPQYSPYKIAENAKTLTALFPSRIDIGIGNSPGGSPITQKALTDNHIKPIDDFYRQVSDLQGFMHNTLPRDHDYRLVKASPRIEQPPKLWLLGLTENGAKNAANLGIGFVFGHFINSKYSKIAMKTYYEQFKPSVSQTSPSTIVCIFVVCAETDEQAEALAVTQDKWLLNISKGLGTQVQPPSEINRDNYSNDDLEIIKKNRERCIIGSPNTVKSQLQRLSEQYQTDEFMIITNIYDFAAKQKSYQLLAEVMEIED
- a CDS encoding 5'-nucleotidase, lipoprotein e(P4) family, with the translated sequence MKKIIASSALVVLLSGTTGMAQSNEAFASQDATKEIQNEKVTKADLAEQNVMSVAWYQTSAEAKALYLQGYNTAKDKLDEKLKHHKGKKKPAIVLDLDETVLDNSPYQAYAILKHKTYPEGWHEWIDTGSAKPVYGAKSFLKYADKKGVEIFYVTDRSEKEDFKGTLKNMKDLKMPQANKEHLLLKGENEKGKEQRREKVRENHDLIMLFGDNILDFDEPKESTLKSRTKFIEKHKEDFGDKYIIFPNPMYGSWEATLYGGNFAQSPDKLDQLRKQPLTYFDPATKTTKTSNEK
- a CDS encoding BglG family transcription antiterminator; amino-acid sequence: MLKNRPMNILNIFLNSNASITTKELSIMFKKTERTIRNDLRDINEFLTNNQFLVINNKNGVLNLNLSTLQKTNLKGIISGDIEEQIYDPTYRKEYIIVHGLMKDSHKKIYELCEELEISKSTMDKDMKMVREDLGKFNLKINSNISTGLYIDGCESDIRAFLYDYLVRKIIEDKISIDQLFESYSPLIKFISLENIYTIENIYSKVISIQQGDIKLSMIILTAIWITRIRDNHIIEFVKTDKKKNLSIVNIFIDEVINVKHDSVDISEFNFINNRLDALIGNRSIDFDGRNDALSQLISLQLIEYVEHELSIDFKGYQSYLFGGLNKHISGLINRLEQGIQIYNPLKENIKNNHLKIFETIKKYSKNRLNRYIELEFTEDEIAFITVYFSTAYFKYVQQNKNYFNAVIVCSFGIATSNLLAEILKSHFNVNIINILASNQDELINENDVDIVFTTIEAEYGKPTCFVNAILNETDIKKIEGFLDKYAYLSRNNNNVNRNEATLFKDVTNWLEENGMKLSKENYKDVKKIFDQNNFNFDDKEVQPMLNEVLEKHHVQLNKSCKDWKNAIELVSKPLLDDGIITTKYQEAMIQTVEEYGPYIVIGKHIALAHARPEDGAKELGVSIATLSPNIEFGNELNDPVKIIFCLSATDSYSHLNIMKSIVALVRNEDKVNKLLSLKNKEEFINHLLKEEIS